The Thalassophryne amazonica chromosome 20, fThaAma1.1, whole genome shotgun sequence sequence TAAATCATTCAGAATAtaatctggagacatgaaagatgaGGAACTTGTTTCCACGCGTGCTGGGATCGCCCCAGAGCGCGCGGTAAGATTGATGGCTCCAGGCGCGTTCGGTTGCTGTTCTTCTTGTGTGTTTACAAAACTGCGAGAAAGTGCAGGTTAAATACCTGACGTGGTTTCCCATCTGGCAGAACTTTGTGCACGCGCTGTCGTTTTCGTGGAGGCACCGGCAGCGAGGTGCGCTGCGGGAGTCCGAGAGCGCGCGTCTCATCCTGGGAGCGCTCCCCAGTCCGTAGGACACCacgcgcctgaaagacaaataaacacacacacacacagacacacacacaaaacaactgcAGTTTAGAACTTTATCatctttacatttttcacaaaaccCGAGATCTGGCTGGAATTTATACGTCAAAAGGCGCACCTGCGCCACGTCTCTTTTAATTTGCGCATTAGTTTTGTTGTCCTTTTTAAACATGATGgtaaatttacatattttaacCTATGGGGGTCACAgaagaaaataattaaaaatagatGTGTTTTCAAGCCAAAATCTCACTTACTCAGGTGTGTTGACCCAAATAATATCGAGGTGGCAGAAGTAGACGCACTCCTTGTCCAGGAAAGTGGCGCAGGAGCAACGTTTGGTCCGCACGTGGCGCCCCGGAGTGCTGGGTGTCGGTGCAGCAGGTGCTGAtggaaaagcaaacaaacaagcaaacaaacaaacaaaggatcAAAACAGTATCAAACCGAATGCCAGACACGAATTAAAGCGGCGCAATCTCAAGATTTTTGTTCATAAACTCACAGAAATCATACGAAACTCAGCCATTCTTGTCTTAATTTTTTGGATTAATTTGTCGGAGTAAGTATTTGCGGTTGTTGGAAACAGTGCGCAGTTTACCTGCGCACGCGATCCCggagtagatgagtgacagcgcTGCGAACCAAACGTGTAAATCCATTTTTCTCGACTCTCTTAAAACAAACTGCTGCTCGAGTACATGATTAACCATGGAGGAGGAGCGACGACAGAAGGTCCCGAGCAAAGCAAAAGGTGGCCTCAGAGATGAGCGCAGAGGCGTCAGTGTGGCCCCACATGTGGAGCCTTTTCACTTtatacctcctcctcctcctcctcctcctcccccccccccccccccccccccccccagtgctcCCGTACAGTTTGCTCCCTTGTCTTATAGACAATGGTGTTTGTTCTAGTCCGGCGCTGATAAGCAGCCGGACAGGCCAAGTTAAGAACGCTCAGGTTGATTGGGAGGGATAAGGAGAATCGATGCTGTGCCAAAAACGCCGCTGCGCTCTCTGGACGTGCAGTTCCACTCAtcagccagcaggtggcagtccATCAGATGCAGTTCCACTCAATGGCAGTGCAGCAGGTGCAGTTCCACATAtcagccagcaggtggcagtgcagCAGCAGTAATTGGGACCATAGACTGTGTGATGATTTCTTAAGACATTAGAAAGGagatgctgcgtgttctgatgctGTGATCAGTTAAAGCATGAAATAAATGCAGATTGGGCAgatttttaaaagaaaataaacatttcaattttaaaaaggcaaagcaaaaatttaaaaacattaagttctggacactcaggtgaagagagaggcagagctgtcgactgatcaccatctggtggtgagttggatcagaaggTGGGGAAAGACttcggacagacctggtaagcccaaacggatagcgtgggtgaactgggaacatctggaggagcccactgactGACAgaccttcaactcacacctccagagGAGGTTTTcttgcatccctgtggaggtcggggcattgaaccagaatggacaatgttcaaagcttccattgctgaagctgcagcggggagctgtggcctgaaggtcttaggtgcctcaaggggcagcaaccctcaaacattgtggtggacaccggtggtcagggaagccatccgactgaagaaggagtccttctgggatatgctATCTctgaggactctggaggcagtcgcaaggtaccaacaggcccgaagggcggcagcctctgctgtgagggagacaaagcagcaggtgtgggaggagtttggagcataCATGGAGAAAGCCCactgagctgagctgagctgaggTCAACAGGAACACCTTTAAATCctcaggaacactttgaggaactcctgcatcagaccagagcaccctctatagtaggggcagagctggaagctgatggaggataatcatcaatttccctggtgcaagtcactgaggtagtcaaacaactccgcagtggcaaagtCCCTGAGGTTGATTAGATCCATCCAGATATGctaaaggctctgggtgtggagggtttggccaatagtcgaagctctgattgaagaggaacaatgtgggttccgtcctggtcatggaacaactgaccagctcttcactctcacaaggatcctggagggtgcctgggagtatgcccatccagtctatacgtgttttgtggacttggagacggTGTCTGATCAGGTACCCCTGATCAGACAGATCAGAcacctttaggggaggtgatgtccttcgttcaaatcccagcctgaccggaaaatcactaagggcccttgggcaaggtccttaatcccctagttgctcctggtatgtagtgaataccttgtatggcagcaccctgacattggggtgaatgtgaggcattattgtaaagcactttaagcgtctgatgcagatgaaaaagtgctacataaatgcagtccatttaccatttacccgggagatactgtgggaggtgctggtgTGCGTATAgaatgagggggtcccttctcagggccatccagtctctgtactcacaaagcgagagctgtgttcgggtgctcggcagtaagtcagactcgtttctggtgagggttggcctccgccagggctgctccttgtcaccaatcctgtttgtgaaattcatagacaggatatcgaggtgtagtaggggggaggagggtttccagtttggtgggctcaggttctcatcactgttttttgcagatgatgtggtcctgttggcttcatcggcctatgACCtcctggatcagttcacagccgagtgtgaagcggctgggatgaggatcagcacctctaaatctgaggccatggatctcagcaggaaactgatggattgcctactcccggtagggaatatggtcttgccccaagtgacggagttcaagtacctcagggtcttgttcacaagtgaggggacaatggagcgtgagattggccggagaatcggcacagcaggggcagtgttgcatttactgtaccatactgttgtgattaaaagtgagctgagccaaaaggtgactgc is a genomic window containing:
- the edn1 gene encoding endothelin-1 isoform X1, whose product is MVNHVLEQQFVLRESRKMDLHVWFAALSLIYSGIACAAPAAPTPSTPGRHVRTKRCSCATFLDKECVYFCHLDIIWVNTPERVVSYGLGSAPRMRRALSDSRSAPRCRCLHENDSACTKFCQMGNHVRYETSETVERDGRAETSRKHKLAADTSWIRRVKSSKKKGAPALATRTRLLLKKWRVRQRRRTRSWKSDSSAS
- the edn1 gene encoding endothelin-1 isoform X2, with translation MVNHVLEQQFVLRESRKMDLHVWFAALSLIYSGIACAAPAAPTPSTPGRHVRTKRCSCATFLDKECVYFCHLDIIWVNTPERVVSYGLGSAPRMRRALSDSRSAPRCRCLHENDSACTKFCQMGNHVRVKSSKKKGAPALATRTRLLLKKWRVRQRRRTRSWKSDSSAS